The Seriola aureovittata isolate HTS-2021-v1 ecotype China chromosome 3, ASM2101889v1, whole genome shotgun sequence genome includes a region encoding these proteins:
- the LOC130167104 gene encoding LOW QUALITY PROTEIN: GTPase IMAP family member 9-like (The sequence of the model RefSeq protein was modified relative to this genomic sequence to represent the inferred CDS: deleted 2 bases in 1 codon; substituted 1 base at 1 genomic stop codon) has protein sequence SLMNDEELRIVKVGKTGNRKSAAGNSILGXQCFESRFSPKSMTEDCSKGKATVDGQRVAVIDTPGLFDTRFGMDETTKDLCQCISYAAPGPHVFLVVIRLGRYTDEEKQTVQRIQEIFGQAANTYSMVLFTGGDLHGDTTIEAFLPENPDLQKLVARCNGQYHIPQYTFNNQLKDRAQVCELLQKIRNLNQKNGGSHYTNKM, from the exons tctctgatGAATGATGAGGAGCTGAGAATTGTGAAGGTGGGGAAGACTGGGAATCGGAAGAGCGCCGCTGGAAACAGCATTCTGGGATGACAGTGCTTTGAATCAAGGTTCAGTCCTAAGTCTATGACTGAAGACTGCTCTAAGGGCAAAGCTACAGTAGATGGACAACGCGTTGCTGTCATTGACACCCCAGGCCTGTTTGACACCAGGTTTGGCATGGATGAAACAACTAAAGATTTATGCCAGTGTATTTCTTATGCTGCGCCTGGACCCCATGTCTTCCTGGTTGTCATCAGGCTGGGCAGATACACTGACGAGGAAAAGCAGACGGTGCAAAGGATTCAAGAAATCTTTGGCCAGGCTGCAAACACATACAGCATGGTTCTCTTTACTGGTGGTGACCTTCATGGAGATACCACTATTGAGGCGTTCTTGCCTGAAAACCCAGACCTTCAAAAACTTGTGGCCAGATGTAATGGCCAGTACCAT ATACCTCAATATACCTTCAATAACCAGCTGAAGGATCGCGCTCAGGTCTGTGAGCTGCTCCAGAAGATCAGAAATTTAAATCAGAAGAACGGAGGAAGCCACTACACCAACAAAATGTAG